The proteins below come from a single Osmerus mordax isolate fOsmMor3 chromosome 3, fOsmMor3.pri, whole genome shotgun sequence genomic window:
- the LOC136941118 gene encoding suppressor of cytokine signaling 3-like: protein MVTYSKFDSVMSSSPFDTNMRLPHRYKTFSSKLQYQLVLTNLHKLQESGFYWGSISGKEANAMLASEATGSFLIRDSSDNRHFFTLSVKTASGTKNLRIQCDSATFFLQTDPKSMLAVPHFDCILKLVHHYMPPSKGASCGGNTRGGSSYYIYSGGEKIPLELLKPLSTSMSTLQHLCRKTVNGHLDISTKRDQLPHPLKEFLQDYDAPI from the coding sequence ATGGTAACCTACAGCAAGTTTGACTCCGTCATGAGCAGCAGCCCGTTCGACACCAACATGAGGCTGCCCCACCGTTACAAGACCTTCAGCTCCAAGCTGCAGTACCAGCTGGTGCTCACCAACTTGCACAAACTCCAGGAGAGTGGATTCTACTGGGGCTCCATCAGTGGCAAGGAGGCCAACGCCATGCTGGCCTCCGAGGCCACCGGCAGCTTCCTCATCAGGGACAGCTCTGACAACCGCCATTTCTTCACCCTCAGTGTCAAGACGGCGTCGGGCACCAAGAATTTGCGCATCCAGTGCGATTCGGCCACGTTTTTCCTGCAGACAGACCCTAAAAGTATGCTGGCTGTCCCCCACTTTGACTGCATCCTCAAGCTGGTCCATCACTACATGCCCCCCAGCAAAGGTGCCTCATGTGGGGGGAACACTCGAGGAGGGAGCTCCTACTACATCTACTCTGGAGGGGAGAAAATCCCTCTGGAGCTGCTGAAGCCCCTTTCTACCAGCATGTCCACCCTGCAGCACCTGTGCAGGAAAACAGTCAATGGACACCTGGACATCTCCACAAAAAGAGACcaactccctcatcctctcaagGAGTTCCTCCAGGACTATGACGCTCCCATCTAG